The genomic window ggttaatgaatcatgtcttgcgtgcacatataggtaaatttgttgtggtttactttgatgatatcctagtgtatagcaagaatcttgaagagcatgttaaacacttgaaacttgtgctaatcacattaagggctgaaaatttgtatgctaacttaaagaagtgtgatttttgtacaaacaaACTTGTGTTTCTTGGTTTAGTTGTGAGTTCACAAgggatacaagtggatgaagacaaggtaagtgctattcgggattggccatcgcctactactgttggtcaagtccgaagctttcatggtcttgcaagcttctataggaggtttgtaaaggattttagcacattggcggcaccgatgacggcggtcATCAAGAAGAACGTCCCATTctgttggggcgaggagcaagagaagacctttaatattatcaagcaaaaattaattaatgctcctttacttgtgttacctgattttgctaatacttttgaaattgaatgtgatgcatcaggtgtaggtattggtggagtgttgatgcaaggagggcggccggtggcatactttagtgagaagctcaatggagcggcattgaactatcccacgtatgataaggagttctacgcacttgtgaggaccctaaagacgtggcagcactacttgaggcctaaggagtttgtgattcacacggatcatgagtctcttaagcaccttaaggggcaacaaaagctgaacaagaggcatgctaagtgggtggccttcatagagacattcccctacatgatcaagtataagcaaggtaaggaaaatgtagtggccgacgcactatcacggaggtatgtacttttctctactttggaatctaaaatattggggtttgaacttgttaaagagttgtatgtgctagatgatgattttaaggaagtatttgaaacttgtatgcatggtccacatgataaattctacttgcataaaggtttcttgtttagagaggatagattgtgcattcccaagtcatcgattcgtgaattacttgttagggaggcacatgggggtggcctaatgggacactttggggtggctaagactttaagtgcattgcatgaacatttttattggccacacatgaagcgtgatgttgagcgtatttgtgagaagtgcataacttgtagacaagctaagtctaggacactaccacatggattatatacaccacttcccgtccctagcgaaccttgggttgatatatctatggactttgttttgggattacctaggacaaagaaggggagggactctatatttgttgttgtggataggttttctaaaatggcacacttcattgcttgtcacaagactgatgatgcatctaatattgcggacctattcttcagagaagttgttaggctacatggcatgcctaggaccattgtgtcggaccgtgatgttaaattcctaagttatttctggaaaacactgtgggctaaacttggcactaaattactgttttctacgacctgtcatcctcagactgatggtcaaacggaggtagttaataggacgttaggaactttattacgtgctattctcaagaagaacttaaagaattgggaggattgcttgccatttgttgagtttgcgtataatcgttgtgtgcattctactactaactattcaccatttgaaattgtatacggttttaatcctttgactccgttggatttgatgtctttacctgtgagtgaaaggttaaacatggatggcaaaaagaaggctgaatttgttagggggttgcatgaaaaggccaaagccaacattgagaagaagaatgagcaatatgccaagcaagccaacaaagggaaaaagaaggtggtattcgagaagggcgattgggtgtggctacacttgaggaaggagaggtttccggagaagcgacgctcaaagctattacctaggggcgatggaccgttccaagttcttgagaggatcaatgacaatgcctacaaactcgacttgccgggtgagtataatgttagctctacttttaatgttagtgacttgtcgttgtttgatgtaggagacgagcaagatttgaggacaaatccttttcaagaaggggaggatgatgcgaacgtggacgttccaaggaaagcatgggatcctttgcagttgccggagggaccaatcacgaggggtcgactaaagagattcaaggaggcgctacaaggagtcatgagcaagccggaagaggtcgtgatgcaagggagtacgtttggaggccaacggaatgtcATTCAAGCTTTGCTGGAGAAACCCGAGGccacacggacgtgtacacggacctgcacacggggtccgtgtcctttccaagctgggatgagcaaatccagtgcctacacggacctggagacggacccaggcacggggtccgtgccctttgaagttggcgaatacagtgcctacacggacccgtacacgaaggtgagcacggggtccgtgtcgctTGATTCCGAgtgaagagttttacagtatgtacacggacccgtctacggacgtctgcacggggtccgtgtcctctgttttctgcgcggatttatttccttttctagagttttattattttgggagactagatttttggTATCTTTTGATATCTAGACTAGGTTGGACGAAATTCTGAACACATTAgacataatattttgagttttatcaaacttttgagattttctctcaactttcaaggctttagctttgtgcatcaaaaatcaaacttatcaaagtttctaactttgtggcgtttgtcggtcgtgcttgtgcggattgtcgtaggcgtcgttcttagaaggttcgtatcaactttcgattgtttatcttcgtgtttatttgttgctaaacttttctagtttagaggtgaataacacaccaaattacttgattcaaaagatcgggaaaaacacacggatcttataatcgtaattaaatagagggtgcgattgtttaatcgtgtttgctatttattcgtgcaaagattcatatcagattctatttttggaatactttatgggataaacttggcacaaaattgttgttttctactacttgtcatcctcaaacggatggacaaactgaagttgtaaatagaactttgggaacacttttgcgtgctattcttaaaagattttggactgacatttctatagactttattttggagttgcctatgactaagaaggggagggattctatttatggattaatttatgggctaaactttgcacaataaagttgtaatctactacttgtcatcctcaaacggatggacaaactgaagttgtcaatagaagtttgggaacacttttgcgtgttattctaaaaaagaacttggactgacatttctataaactttattttgtggtagcctagaactaagaaggggagggattctatttttggaatactttatgggataaacttggcacaaaactgttgttttctactacttgtcatcctcaaacggatggacaaactgaagttgtaaatagaactttgggaacacttttgcgtgctattcttaaaagaacttggactgacatttctattgactttattttggagttgcctatgactaagaaggggagagattctatttatggattactttatgggctaaactttgcacaataaagttgtaatctactacttgtcatcctcaaacggatggacaaactgaagttgtcaatagaactttaggaacacttttgcgtgctattcttaaaaagaacttggactgacatttctatggactttattttggggtagcctaggactaataaggggagggattctatttttggaatactttatgggataaacttggcacaaaattgttgttttctactacttgtcatcctcaaacggatggacaaactgaagttataaatagaactttgggaacacttttgcgtgctattcttaaaagaacttggactgacatttctatagactttattttggagttgcctatgactaagaaggggagggattctatttatggattactttatgggctaaactttgcacaataaagttgtaatctactacttgtcatcctcaaacggatggacaaactgaagttgtcaatagaactttgggaacacttttgcgtgctattcttaaagagaacttggactgacatttctatggactttattttgtggttgcctaggactaagaaggggagggattctatttatgtattactttatgggctaaactttgcacaataaagttgtaatctactacttgtcatcttcaaacggatggacaaactgaagttgtcaatagaactttgggaacacttttgcttgctattcttaaaaagaacttggaatgacatttatatagactttattttggggtagcctaggactaagaaggggagggattctatttttggaatactttatgggaaaaacttggcacaaaattgttgttttctactacttgtcatcctcaaacggatggacaaactgaagttgtaaatagaactttgggaacactttggcgtgctattcttaaaagaacttggactgacatttttatggactttattttggggttgcctaggactaagaaggggagggattctatttttggattactttatgggctaaactttgcacaataaagttgtaatctactacttgtcatcctcaaaggaatggacaaactgaagttgtcattagaactttgggaacacttttgcgtgctattcttaaaaagaacttgaactgacatttctatggactttattttgggctttcctaggactaagaaggggagggattctatttatggattactttatgggctaaacttttcacaataaagttgtaatctactacttgtcatgtagaacccgtaaatcagtctacgtataagtcatgcataattctagatttttaaatttaatttaacttcattgcatgattattttaaatgcatttctttgaggttagttattttattagttcagttcagtagttgatttttttagcatttcagttatttcagtgaggccggactggagatggagtattgagataagttaataaaaaacttatttaagaggtggtaatttagcatgttatttcattaaattatgtttttaattattttatgtaatttatgCATAATTAATGCATGATGGAATTtagttcatgaaattttaaaagttcttgcattaagatttttaagttgcatttcacgttcggaCGAGGACcggaccggagaattttcagaaaaattattttattacatgaaatatttttataaattaaggtaaagcatttttaagtgtattttacaaaaaagggaatttttaagtatttttacccgtaagattttatttttaatcggtactcaaattttatcgaatcgggggactttttaagggttcgactaatcatttcaaaatcttttcaactcgaaatatttttcataagtgAGTTTGAGCTCAATGAACTTACTTTTGAGTTTATAGGTCTTAATTATCTtttta from Primulina eburnea isolate SZY01 unplaced genomic scaffold, ASM2296580v1 ctg1208, whole genome shotgun sequence includes these protein-coding regions:
- the LOC140820553 gene encoding uncharacterized protein produces the protein MKIPSFHGKSDPVAYLEWEKRVEFVFECHHYSEQKKVRLAVVEFLDYALIWWDQLVTTKRRCNERPIESWDEMKRVMRKRFVPNHYYREMFKRLQTLRQGLKSVEDYYKEMEVVMIRANIEEDNEATMARFLCGLNREIQDQVELRHYLDLYEMVQMAMKVEQQLKRRGVGRTNQTGGSSSSWRPNAAKRDDSKVVTKPKFEPKQETPRHGVQGKSEIPTTRSRDTKCFRCQGLGHIASECPNKRVMFLNDYGEYESQSEGDGEGSDDDMPELGDPDEGYGAVVGEALVTRRIMSAQVKDEEASQRENLFHTRCFVNGKVCNVIIDGGSCTNVASVEMVGKLGLPTIKHPQPYRLQWLNDCAEVKVNRQVLVSFSIGKYVDEVLCDVVPMHACHVLLGRHWQYDRREFDDVFPEELPQGLPPLRGIEHQIDLVPGSALPNRPAYRSNPEETKELQRQVSELLDKGYVRESMSPCAVPVLLVPKKDGSWRMFVSSQGIQVDEDKVSAIRDWPSPTTVGQVRSFHGLASFYRRFVKDFSTLAAPMTAVIKKNVPFCWGEEQEKTFNIIKQKLINAPLLVLPDFANTFEIECDASGVGIGGVLMQGGRPVAYFSEKLNGAALNYPTYDKEFYALVRTLKTWQHYLRPKEFVIHTDHESLKHLKGQQKLNKRHAKWVAFIETFPYMIKYKQGKENVVADALSRRHKGFLFREDRLCIPKSSIRELLVREAHGGGLMGHFGVAKTLSALHEHFYWPHMKRDVERICEKCITCRQAKSRTLPHGLYTPLPVPSEPWVDISMDFVLGLPRTKKGRDSIFVVVDRFSKMAHFIACHKTDDASNIADLFFREVVRLHGMPRTIVSDRDVKFLSYFWKTLWAKLGTKLLFSTTCHPQTDGQTEVVNRTLGTLLRAILKKNLKNWEDCLPFVEFAYNRCVHSTTNYSPFEIVYGFNPLTPLDLMSLPGDWVWLHLRKERFPEKRRSKLLPRGDGPFQVLERINDNAYKLDLPDEQDLRTNPFQEGEDDANVDVPRKAWDPLQLPEGPITRD